A region of Staphylococcus sp. IVB6181 DNA encodes the following proteins:
- a CDS encoding DedA family protein, translating into MEQMVENFIDQFGYLGVFLLIALENIFPPIPSELILTFSGFLTLHSDMNVVGVIIASTLGSVAGAIVLYYVGRLLSVERLQKLVNGKVGKILRFKASDIEKADDWFDTHGNKVVFFARFIPVIRSLISIPAGTTGMRLIPFLIFTTLGTLIWNTVLVILGHQAGSAWPKISAAFDSFSSIVLIVLVILFIILVLLFVKKRFSKSNK; encoded by the coding sequence ATGGAACAGATGGTCGAAAATTTTATCGATCAGTTTGGTTACCTGGGAGTATTCTTATTAATCGCTCTAGAGAATATCTTCCCTCCAATCCCTTCTGAATTGATTTTAACTTTCAGCGGATTTTTAACGTTGCATTCAGATATGAACGTTGTTGGTGTAATTATTGCGTCTACACTAGGTTCAGTAGCAGGCGCTATTGTACTTTATTATGTAGGACGACTGCTCTCTGTAGAAAGATTGCAGAAACTGGTAAACGGTAAAGTAGGAAAAATATTGCGATTTAAAGCAAGTGACATAGAAAAAGCAGATGACTGGTTTGATACACACGGCAATAAAGTTGTTTTCTTCGCAAGATTTATTCCAGTGATTCGAAGCCTGATTTCAATTCCAGCCGGAACAACAGGCATGCGACTCATACCATTCTTAATCTTTACCACACTTGGTACATTAATTTGGAACACCGTTCTTGTAATATTAGGTCATCAAGCAGGATCAGCTTGGCCGAAAATTTCAGCTGCATTCGATTCATTCTCAAGTATAGTACTTATCGTCTTAGTTATTTTATTTATTATTTTAGTTCTACTATTTGTGAAGAAACGTTTCAGCAAATCAAATAAGTAA
- a CDS encoding phosphomevalonate kinase, with amino-acid sequence MITVKAPGKLYIAGEYAVTEPGYKSVLIAVDRFVTATIDTAAANNGGSIHSKTLHHEPITFQREGDKIAVSDANAAKQLEYVITAVEVFEQYAKSCGKALKHFDLVIDSNLDDASGHKYGLGSSAAVLVSVVKALNEFYELDLANLNIYKLAVIANMKLQSLSSCGDIAVSVFTGWLAYSTFDHDWVMQQIETSSVAEVVKKNWPGLYTEPLQAPENMEVLIGWTGSPASSPYLVSEVKRLKSDPEFYSRFLEQSQSCVERLIYAFKTNNLKGVQAMIRRNRSIIQMMDAEAIVDIETPQLKQLCDIAETYNAAAKTSGAGGGDCGIAIIGNQKHRKMIYNSWKAANIKPLPFHVYQGQ; translated from the coding sequence ATGATTACAGTCAAAGCGCCAGGCAAACTCTATATCGCAGGTGAATATGCAGTAACGGAACCAGGCTATAAGTCTGTATTGATAGCAGTGGACCGTTTTGTGACGGCTACGATAGATACAGCAGCCGCAAATAACGGCGGTTCAATTCATTCTAAAACGCTGCATCATGAGCCGATTACATTCCAAAGAGAAGGCGATAAGATTGCAGTCTCAGATGCGAATGCGGCTAAACAATTAGAATATGTGATTACTGCAGTTGAAGTCTTCGAGCAATATGCTAAAAGCTGCGGTAAAGCGCTGAAACACTTTGATTTAGTGATCGACAGCAATTTAGACGATGCCTCTGGCCATAAATACGGTTTAGGTTCGAGTGCTGCTGTTTTAGTTTCTGTCGTTAAAGCACTGAATGAATTTTATGAGTTGGATTTAGCGAATTTAAATATTTATAAACTTGCGGTGATTGCGAATATGAAACTGCAAAGTTTAAGTTCGTGCGGCGATATTGCAGTCAGTGTCTTTACTGGTTGGTTAGCTTACAGTACTTTCGACCATGATTGGGTCATGCAGCAGATTGAAACGTCTTCTGTTGCTGAAGTGGTAAAGAAAAACTGGCCGGGATTATATACTGAACCCTTGCAAGCCCCTGAGAATATGGAAGTGCTTATCGGCTGGACAGGTTCTCCAGCGTCATCTCCTTACTTAGTCAGTGAAGTGAAACGATTAAAATCAGATCCAGAGTTTTATAGCCGTTTCTTAGAACAATCTCAATCTTGTGTCGAGCGTTTGATTTATGCTTTCAAAACGAACAATTTAAAAGGTGTACAAGCTATGATTCGACGCAACCGTTCTATCATCCAAATGATGGATGCAGAAGCAATTGTCGACATTGAAACACCTCAGCTTAAACAATTATGCGATATCGCAGAGACTTATAATGCTGCTGCTAAAACATCAGGTGCAGGCGGCGGAGACTGCGGTATAGCGATTATCGGCAACCAAAAACACCGCAAAATGATTTATAACAGCTGGAAAGCAGCAAACATCAAACCGCTGCCGTTCCACGTTTATCAAGGTCAATAA
- a CDS encoding threonine/serine exporter family protein: MLYWISHFFFSYIASLFFCVIFDAPKRMYVWAGLVGSCGWMVYIFLYSGLHIHTIYASFFGSLALGLLSHIMARLKKEPVIIFMVPGIIPLVPGGLAFDTTKSLVILQFNKAVPTMLEVTLIAGAIAAGLLFADQLSRLLITWKSAVKQKVK, encoded by the coding sequence ATGTTATATTGGATTTCTCACTTTTTCTTTAGTTATATTGCCTCCCTCTTCTTTTGTGTCATTTTCGATGCGCCGAAGCGCATGTATGTATGGGCAGGATTAGTGGGATCATGCGGATGGATGGTATATATCTTTTTATATTCCGGTCTGCATATTCATACAATCTATGCTTCTTTCTTCGGCAGTTTAGCACTTGGTTTGCTGAGCCATATCATGGCTCGTCTGAAAAAAGAACCCGTCATTATCTTTATGGTACCTGGTATTATCCCCTTGGTACCTGGAGGACTTGCATTCGACACCACAAAAAGCCTGGTGATACTTCAGTTTAACAAAGCAGTACCTACCATGCTTGAGGTTACTTTAATTGCCGGTGCAATTGCGGCAGGTCTCCTTTTTGCCGATCAGCTTTCACGTCTTTTGATTACTTGGAAGAGTGCAGTAAAACAAAAAGTAAAATGA
- a CDS encoding YwdI family protein, protein MNKEKLIALIERELVQADEAHSEAEFNKHMYAIHTLTSLYTDAEPSDTSKVYAKQSAPYQQPAAHTSVQKQSLSTSGVSAEEIKAMGGKVASYSETPNSSTPPGASNKMVTDDQLGNGDSIFDF, encoded by the coding sequence ATGAACAAAGAGAAATTAATCGCATTGATTGAACGTGAATTAGTGCAAGCAGATGAAGCGCACAGCGAAGCGGAATTTAATAAGCATATGTATGCGATTCATACATTGACTTCGCTTTATACAGATGCAGAACCGTCTGATACAAGCAAAGTGTATGCGAAACAATCAGCACCGTATCAGCAACCTGCTGCGCATACTTCAGTGCAAAAACAATCTCTTTCAACATCCGGTGTGTCTGCTGAGGAAATCAAAGCGATGGGCGGCAAGGTTGCTTCTTATTCAGAAACACCGAATTCATCGACACCGCCAGGTGCTTCTAATAAAATGGTAACTGATGACCAACTCGGCAATGGCGATTCTATATTTGACTTTTAA
- the pta gene encoding phosphate acetyltransferase produces the protein MPSLLDVLKDKLSGKNVRIVLPEGEDERVLTAATKLQASDFVEPVVLGDEDKIKSLAEDKGLDISGIEIITPETSELKPELVEAFVERRKGKATKEQAEDMLNNVNYFGTMLVYTGKAEGLVSGAAHSTGDTVRPALQIIKTKPGVAKTSGVFFMIKDDAQYVFGDCAINPTLEATDLAEIAVESAKTAKSFGMDPKVALLSFSTKGSAKSDDVEKVAQATKAAQEKAESEGLNDVVIDGEFQFDAAIVPEVAAKKAPDAKINGDANVFVFPSLEGGNIGYKIAQRLGGYEAIGPVLQGLNSPVNDLSRGCSTEDVFNLSIITAAQTLQ, from the coding sequence ATGCCTAGTTTATTAGATGTATTGAAAGACAAACTTTCAGGAAAGAATGTAAGAATCGTATTACCTGAGGGTGAAGATGAACGTGTATTAACTGCAGCAACAAAATTACAAGCTTCAGATTTTGTGGAACCTGTTGTTTTAGGTGATGAAGACAAAATCAAATCACTCGCAGAAGACAAAGGTTTAGATATTTCAGGCATCGAAATTATTACACCAGAAACAAGTGAATTGAAACCAGAATTGGTGGAAGCATTTGTAGAACGTCGTAAAGGCAAAGCGACAAAAGAACAAGCAGAAGACATGCTGAACAATGTAAACTACTTCGGTACAATGCTTGTTTATACAGGTAAAGCAGAAGGGCTTGTCAGCGGTGCTGCACACTCTACAGGCGATACTGTACGTCCTGCATTGCAAATTATCAAAACAAAACCAGGCGTTGCGAAAACTTCAGGTGTGTTCTTCATGATTAAAGACGACGCACAATATGTATTCGGCGACTGTGCAATCAACCCGACACTAGAAGCAACAGACTTAGCTGAAATTGCTGTAGAAAGTGCAAAAACAGCGAAAAGCTTCGGTATGGACCCTAAAGTTGCATTATTAAGCTTCTCAACAAAAGGTTCTGCAAAATCAGACGACGTTGAAAAAGTAGCACAAGCAACAAAAGCAGCACAAGAAAAAGCTGAATCAGAAGGTTTAAACGATGTTGTTATTGACGGCGAATTCCAATTCGACGCAGCAATCGTACCAGAAGTTGCAGCGAAAAAAGCACCAGACGCTAAAATCAACGGTGATGCAAATGTCTTTGTGTTCCCTAGCTTAGAAGGAGGCAACATCGGCTATAAAATTGCACAGCGTTTAGGCGGTTATGAAGCAATCGGACCTGTATTGCAAGGCTTGAATTCTCCAGTAAACGACTTAAGCCGCGGCTGCTCAACTGAAGATGTCTTCAACTTATCAATCATCACTGCAGCACAAACATTGCAATAA
- a CDS encoding DUF423 domain-containing protein, which yields MNLKSMKAFVALGAGCAALSVATGAFGAHALADKLSPHYLDVWNKATTYEMYHSLGLVGIGILSGTTKLNLKAAGWMMFGGIVIFSGSLYVLSLTQIKPLGAITPIGGVLFIASWVTLLVQSLKLKK from the coding sequence ATGAATCTTAAATCAATGAAAGCATTTGTAGCACTCGGTGCAGGGTGTGCTGCATTATCAGTTGCGACAGGAGCATTCGGTGCACATGCGTTAGCTGATAAATTATCACCGCACTATTTAGATGTGTGGAATAAAGCAACAACATATGAAATGTATCATAGCTTAGGGTTAGTCGGTATCGGGATTTTAAGCGGTACAACTAAATTAAACTTAAAAGCTGCAGGATGGATGATGTTTGGCGGTATTGTCATCTTCAGCGGCTCACTATATGTATTATCATTAACACAAATCAAACCTTTAGGCGCAATTACACCAATTGGAGGCGTGTTATTTATCGCTTCTTGGGTAACTTTACTCGTACAATCACTTAAATTAAAAAAATAA
- the mvk gene encoding mevalonate kinase encodes MTQKGYGESNGKIILVGEHAVTFGQPAIAIPFSSGKVTVEIEEMPELAVSTMISDVYEGEVADAPEHLHALISRFEEENHIDSPVMIKIDAQLPPSRGLGSSAAVAVAFTRAAFDYMGKPLSDEALIEHVNWAEMIAHGKPSGIDAQTIVSNKPTWFQEGVFTPLKTLNVAGYMVVLDTGIRGNTKEAVSDVHELVQHNHENMQFIERIGRLVHAANQAINTHNFEALADIFNECQSYLATLTVSHPKIDRLLQVAKQAGAVAGKLTGSGRGGSVITLVKDYGTAKKVAQAVKEAGAKHTWIENLGG; translated from the coding sequence ATGACACAAAAAGGCTACGGGGAATCTAATGGGAAAATCATATTAGTAGGTGAACATGCGGTGACGTTCGGCCAGCCTGCGATTGCAATTCCGTTTTCCTCTGGGAAAGTAACAGTTGAAATTGAAGAAATGCCGGAATTGGCAGTGTCTACGATGATCAGTGATGTCTATGAAGGCGAAGTTGCGGATGCACCGGAGCATTTACATGCATTAATCAGCAGATTCGAAGAAGAAAATCATATTGATTCACCTGTGATGATTAAAATCGATGCACAATTACCGCCTTCAAGAGGCTTAGGTTCTAGTGCTGCTGTAGCCGTAGCCTTCACTAGAGCTGCTTTTGACTATATGGGCAAACCTTTATCTGATGAAGCATTGATTGAACATGTCAACTGGGCAGAAATGATTGCGCATGGGAAACCTAGCGGTATCGATGCACAAACGATTGTGTCGAATAAACCGACATGGTTCCAAGAAGGTGTCTTTACACCTTTGAAAACTTTGAATGTTGCGGGATATATGGTCGTTTTAGATACCGGCATCAGAGGGAATACCAAAGAGGCAGTGAGTGATGTGCATGAACTTGTGCAGCATAATCATGAGAATATGCAGTTTATCGAACGTATTGGCCGACTGGTACATGCAGCGAATCAAGCCATCAACACGCATAACTTTGAAGCGTTAGCTGACATTTTCAATGAATGCCAATCTTATTTAGCGACATTGACAGTCAGTCATCCGAAAATTGATCGATTGCTGCAAGTGGCAAAACAAGCAGGTGCTGTGGCAGGCAAGCTGACAGGCAGCGGCCGCGGCGGCAGTGTCATTACGTTAGTGAAAGATTATGGGACAGCGAAAAAGGTAGCACAAGCAGTAAAAGAAGCGGGTGCTAAGCATACGTGGATAGAGAATTTAGGAGGTTAA
- a CDS encoding lipoate--protein ligase family protein encodes MDLAERYFKDQEWRYIDHSTGFAPMQSFAFDDTFSESAGKDLSCSVVRTWIHQHTVILGTHDARLPHLNDGIRYLVDERGYNVIVRNSGGLGVVLDQGILNFSLIFKGKTEVSIDEAFNLMYLVVDKMFEDEHVTIETKEIERSYCPGKFDLSINDKKFAGISQRRVRGGIAVQVYLCVEGSGEERAEMMKAFYDRALQGEETKFKYPDIDPSCMASLETLFGHSMTVQDVMLKLLYAIKDLGATLNMEPISDEEWERFEKYFERMIERNAKINAKMND; translated from the coding sequence ATGGATTTGGCAGAGCGCTATTTTAAAGATCAAGAATGGCGTTATATTGACCATTCTACAGGCTTTGCGCCGATGCAGTCTTTTGCATTTGATGATACATTTTCAGAAAGTGCGGGCAAGGATTTATCATGCAGTGTCGTCCGCACTTGGATTCATCAGCATACCGTAATACTAGGTACACATGATGCACGCTTGCCGCATTTAAATGACGGCATACGCTATTTGGTCGATGAACGCGGTTATAATGTAATTGTCCGCAATTCAGGCGGCTTAGGTGTGGTGCTCGATCAAGGTATTTTGAATTTCTCCCTTATCTTTAAGGGCAAGACCGAAGTTTCAATAGACGAAGCATTTAACTTAATGTATTTAGTAGTCGATAAAATGTTCGAAGATGAACATGTTACTATCGAAACGAAAGAAATTGAACGCTCTTATTGCCCAGGAAAATTCGACTTGAGTATCAATGACAAAAAGTTTGCTGGTATTTCTCAACGCAGAGTGAGAGGCGGTATTGCGGTACAAGTTTATCTTTGTGTAGAAGGTTCAGGCGAAGAACGTGCTGAAATGATGAAAGCTTTCTACGATAGAGCGCTGCAAGGCGAAGAAACAAAGTTTAAGTACCCTGATATTGATCCATCTTGTATGGCTTCGCTTGAAACTTTGTTTGGACATTCCATGACGGTTCAAGATGTGATGTTAAAATTGCTTTATGCGATTAAAGATTTAGGCGCAACATTAAATATGGAACCGATCAGTGATGAAGAATGGGAAAGATTTGAAAAATATTTTGAGCGTATGATAGAACGTAATGCAAAAATTAATGCGAAAATGAACGATTAA
- a CDS encoding APC family permease, whose protein sequence is MGERDRKHHKKVDRGDLQQNLSEKFVWAIAYGSCIGWGSFILPGDWIKQSGPISAAIGITIGALLMIIIGVSYGALVKHFPVSGGAFAFSYLSFGRYVSFFSSWFLTFGYICVVALNATAFSLLLKFMMPSVLEHGKLYTIAGWDVYITEIIIATVLLLLFTFITIRGAHVSGSLQYYFCVAMVIVVLLMFFGSFFGSEFSFSNLQPLTNESKGWFTSIILIVAVAPWAYVGFDNIPQTAEEFDFAPNKTFKLIVYSLLAAAGTYVLMILYTAWLSKSSESLNGNLWLTGAVTQQAFGYIGLFILAIAIIMGIFTGLNGFLMSSSRLLFSMGRSGIMPGIFSKLHSRYKTPYVAILFLGALTLIAPWLGRTALTWIVDMSSTGVSVAYLVTCLSAAKLFSYNKASNTYAPVYKTFAIVGSVFAFIFLGLLLIPGSPAALSLPSYIALIAWLVLGLIFFIVRYPKLKRIDKDELSRLILDTSQERVDEIIEEPGDNDTAETDRPSNTRDSNSKNQ, encoded by the coding sequence ATGGGAGAAAGAGATAGAAAACACCATAAAAAAGTAGACCGAGGAGATTTACAACAGAACCTGTCAGAAAAGTTCGTCTGGGCAATTGCCTATGGTTCATGTATAGGCTGGGGTTCTTTTATATTGCCTGGGGACTGGATTAAACAATCAGGTCCGATTTCAGCAGCAATCGGTATTACAATTGGTGCATTATTAATGATTATTATTGGTGTAAGTTACGGGGCACTTGTGAAACACTTCCCAGTATCAGGAGGCGCTTTTGCCTTCAGTTATTTAAGCTTTGGGAGGTATGTGAGTTTCTTCTCATCATGGTTTTTAACTTTTGGTTATATTTGTGTTGTCGCATTGAATGCGACCGCCTTTAGTTTACTCTTGAAGTTTATGATGCCGAGCGTACTCGAGCATGGTAAACTTTACACCATCGCCGGATGGGATGTTTACATCACTGAAATTATTATCGCAACTGTTTTATTATTACTCTTTACGTTTATTACGATACGTGGTGCACACGTGTCAGGGAGCTTGCAGTATTATTTCTGTGTTGCGATGGTAATAGTTGTACTACTGATGTTCTTCGGATCGTTTTTCGGAAGCGAATTTTCATTCAGTAATTTACAACCTTTAACTAACGAGTCCAAAGGCTGGTTTACTTCAATTATCTTGATAGTGGCTGTAGCGCCATGGGCATATGTCGGGTTTGATAACATTCCGCAAACCGCAGAAGAATTCGACTTTGCGCCGAATAAAACATTCAAACTGATTGTTTACAGTTTGCTTGCGGCAGCAGGGACGTATGTCTTGATGATTCTTTATACAGCATGGTTAAGCAAAAGCAGTGAAAGCTTAAACGGCAACTTGTGGTTAACAGGTGCTGTAACTCAACAAGCTTTCGGCTACATTGGTTTATTCATACTTGCTATCGCAATCATCATGGGTATCTTTACAGGACTTAACGGTTTCTTGATGAGTTCAAGCCGTTTATTATTCTCAATGGGCCGTTCAGGAATTATGCCGGGGATATTCAGTAAACTGCATTCAAGATACAAAACACCGTATGTCGCTATTTTATTCTTGGGTGCTTTAACACTGATTGCGCCGTGGTTAGGACGTACTGCATTAACTTGGATTGTAGATATGTCTTCAACGGGGGTATCAGTCGCATACTTAGTCACATGTTTATCAGCTGCGAAATTATTCAGCTATAACAAAGCAAGCAATACTTACGCTCCGGTTTATAAAACCTTTGCGATTGTTGGTTCGGTATTTGCGTTTATTTTCTTAGGATTATTATTAATCCCAGGATCACCAGCTGCTTTATCATTACCATCTTATATTGCTTTAATCGCATGGCTAGTGTTAGGTTTGATTTTCTTCATCGTACGTTATCCTAAGCTTAAACGTATCGATAAAGATGAACTCAGCCGCTTGATTCTTGATACAAGTCAAGAAAGAGTAGATGAGATTATTGAAGAACCGGGAGATAACGACACAGCAGAAACAGATAGACCTTCAAATACAAGAGATTCAAATTCTAAAAATCAATAG
- a CDS encoding uracil-DNA glycosylase, whose protein sequence is MEWSEVFHDITSRHDFKAMHDFLEKEYTTQTVYPDRENIYQAFDLTPFEKVKVVILGQDPYHGPKQAHGLAFSIQPGAKFPPSLRNMYQELADDIGCQRTVSHLQDWAREGVLLLNTVLTVRQGEAHSHRGIGWEIFTDEIIKAVSDHRDHVVFILWGKPAQQKEKLIDTTKHDVIKSVHPSPLSAYRGFFGSKPYSRANAYLEAHDQTPVNWCGEGEMR, encoded by the coding sequence ATGGAGTGGTCTGAAGTATTTCATGACATAACAAGCCGTCATGATTTCAAAGCGATGCATGATTTTTTAGAGAAAGAATATACGACACAAACTGTCTATCCAGACAGAGAAAATATCTATCAAGCCTTTGATTTAACACCATTTGAAAAGGTGAAAGTCGTGATATTGGGACAAGATCCTTATCATGGTCCAAAACAAGCGCATGGTTTGGCGTTCTCGATACAGCCTGGGGCTAAATTCCCGCCTTCATTGCGCAATATGTACCAAGAATTAGCTGATGATATCGGTTGTCAGCGTACAGTATCACATTTACAGGACTGGGCACGTGAAGGTGTGCTGTTGTTAAATACTGTTTTAACTGTGCGTCAAGGCGAGGCACATTCTCATCGCGGCATAGGCTGGGAAATCTTTACAGATGAGATTATCAAAGCTGTTTCTGACCATAGAGACCATGTGGTGTTTATTTTATGGGGCAAACCCGCACAACAAAAGGAAAAGCTGATTGATACAACAAAGCATGATGTGATCAAGTCTGTGCATCCGAGCCCATTATCAGCGTACCGCGGTTTCTTTGGTTCTAAACCGTATTCACGGGCGAATGCTTATTTAGAAGCACATGATCAAACACCAGTGAATTGGTGCGGAGAGGGGGAAATGCGATGA
- a CDS encoding threonine/serine exporter family protein, whose translation MELDNRVSYIEDTPKERLAKDTIMLAGRILLESGAEGTRVEGTMTRIAETLGFNQSNSFVTNTVINFLLDNQTTPRMYRIESRDTNLIKISQTNSVSRKLASGDISLEEAYTRLKQVYRTKQTHDLIYKGIAAAIISISFLYLQTGNFVDIVATVFAGSLGYLVVEMLYRANLKTLFIPEFLGSVVIGGIAILGNNMVPDGSLSAIIIAAVMPIVPGVLITNAIQDLFGGHMMMFTTKSLEALVTSFGIGAGVGTMLLIF comes from the coding sequence ATGGAATTAGATAACAGAGTAAGTTATATAGAAGATACGCCTAAAGAACGCCTAGCGAAAGATACGATTATGCTTGCAGGACGTATATTATTAGAGTCTGGTGCCGAAGGTACTCGTGTCGAAGGTACGATGACGCGTATTGCGGAAACATTAGGCTTTAACCAAAGCAACAGCTTTGTGACTAATACAGTGATCAATTTCTTGCTTGATAATCAAACAACGCCAAGAATGTATAGAATCGAATCACGTGATACCAATTTAATTAAAATTTCCCAAACCAATTCTGTTTCTCGTAAATTAGCATCTGGTGATATTAGTTTAGAAGAAGCTTACACACGTTTGAAACAGGTCTATAGAACTAAACAAACACATGATTTAATTTATAAAGGAATAGCTGCCGCAATCATTTCAATCAGCTTTTTATACTTGCAGACGGGTAATTTCGTAGATATTGTTGCGACCGTTTTTGCTGGCTCCCTTGGTTATCTGGTTGTAGAAATGCTCTACCGCGCTAATTTAAAAACTTTATTTATACCAGAATTTCTAGGTTCTGTTGTAATCGGAGGGATTGCAATACTTGGAAATAATATGGTCCCCGACGGTTCGCTCTCTGCGATTATTATCGCCGCAGTCATGCCGATTGTCCCAGGAGTGTTGATTACCAATGCAATCCAAGACTTATTCGGGGGACACATGATGATGTTCACGACTAAATCATTAGAAGCGCTCGTTACTTCGTTCGGCATAGGTGCAGGCGTAGGTACGATGCTGCTGATATTTTAA
- the mvaD gene encoding diphosphomevalonate decarboxylase, producing MAKTGKARAHTNIALIKYWGKADDALIIPMNNSLSLTLDKFYTETRATFDAQFEKDRFFLNGEEADDKETQKISAYLDIVRARAGTDMKAHIDSTNFVPTAAGLASSASAFAALAAACNEALDMQLSDKDLSRLARRGSGSASRSIYGGFAEWEKGHDDETSYAHAIDADHWEDNLAMIFVVINQKSKKVKSRAGMSLTRNTSRFYQYWLDHIDEDIKEAKAAIAAKDFKRLGEVFEENGLRMHATNLGAQPPFTYLVPESYEAMALVHECREAGLPAYFTMDAGPNVKVLVQKQHQQAVIDKLTTYFDQDQIIASDIGTGIEIINEEDES from the coding sequence TTGGCTAAGACGGGCAAAGCGAGAGCGCATACGAATATTGCGTTGATTAAATATTGGGGGAAAGCAGACGATGCACTGATTATTCCAATGAATAATAGTTTGTCGCTGACTTTGGATAAATTTTATACGGAAACACGTGCAACATTTGATGCGCAATTTGAAAAGGACCGTTTCTTCTTAAACGGGGAAGAAGCGGATGACAAAGAAACGCAAAAAATTTCAGCATACTTAGACATTGTCAGAGCACGCGCAGGTACTGACATGAAAGCACATATCGACAGCACTAATTTTGTGCCGACGGCAGCTGGATTAGCTTCTTCTGCCAGTGCGTTTGCGGCACTTGCGGCTGCATGCAATGAAGCATTGGACATGCAGTTGTCTGATAAAGATTTATCCCGCCTCGCTAGACGCGGTTCAGGTTCTGCAAGCCGCAGTATTTACGGAGGATTTGCGGAATGGGAAAAAGGCCATGATGATGAAACGTCTTATGCACATGCCATCGATGCGGATCATTGGGAAGATAATTTAGCAATGATTTTCGTAGTGATTAATCAAAAATCTAAAAAAGTAAAAAGCCGTGCCGGGATGTCTTTAACACGCAATACTTCTCGCTTTTACCAATATTGGTTAGACCATATTGATGAGGATATCAAAGAAGCAAAAGCCGCGATTGCAGCTAAAGATTTCAAACGATTAGGCGAAGTATTTGAAGAGAATGGACTGCGCATGCATGCGACAAACTTAGGGGCACAACCGCCATTTACATATTTGGTGCCGGAAAGTTATGAAGCTATGGCTTTAGTACATGAATGCCGCGAAGCAGGATTGCCGGCATACTTCACAATGGATGCAGGTCCTAATGTAAAAGTATTAGTACAAAAACAGCATCAGCAAGCAGTCATCGATAAATTAACAACTTACTTTGATCAAGACCAAATTATCGCGAGTGATATCGGTACCGGGATTGAAATTATAAATGAGGAAGATGAATCATGA
- the hemQ gene encoding hydrogen peroxide-dependent heme synthase, whose translation MSQAAETLDGWYSLHLFYAIDWPTLRLVPSEDRQEIVKEFQDFLDKLGSVRKVQNGDHALYNITGQKADVLLWVLRPEMQELNAIELALNKLRIADYFIPTYSYVSVIELSNYLAGKSDEDPYENPHVKARLYPELPHSDYICFYPMNKRRNETYNWYMLSMDERKKLMYDHGMIGRKYAGKIKQFITGSVGFDDYEWGVTLFADDVLQFKKIVYEMRFDETTARYGEFGSFFVGHKLPEDSLEKFFSI comes from the coding sequence ATGAGTCAAGCAGCAGAAACATTAGATGGTTGGTACAGCCTCCATTTATTTTATGCAATCGACTGGCCAACATTACGTCTTGTACCTAGTGAAGACCGTCAAGAAATTGTCAAAGAATTCCAAGACTTCTTAGACAAATTAGGTTCAGTACGTAAAGTTCAAAACGGTGATCACGCACTGTATAATATTACAGGCCAAAAAGCAGATGTTTTACTTTGGGTATTACGTCCAGAAATGCAAGAGCTTAATGCTATTGAACTTGCATTAAACAAATTACGTATCGCAGATTACTTTATCCCAACGTACTCATACGTATCTGTTATCGAATTAAGCAACTATCTTGCAGGCAAATCAGACGAAGATCCATATGAAAACCCGCATGTTAAAGCACGTCTTTATCCTGAATTGCCGCATTCAGATTATATCTGCTTCTATCCAATGAACAAACGCCGCAATGAAACATATAACTGGTATATGCTTTCAATGGATGAACGTAAAAAATTAATGTATGACCACGGTATGATTGGTCGTAAATATGCCGGTAAAATCAAACAATTCATCACTGGCTCAGTTGGATTTGACGATTACGAATGGGGCGTTACATTATTTGCAGATGACGTACTTCAATTCAAGAAAATCGTTTATGAAATGCGCTTTGATGAAACAACTGCGCGTTATGGCGAATTCGGCAGTTTCTTTGTCGGCCATAAATTACCTGAAGACAGCTTAGAAAAATTCTTCAGTATTTAA